A stretch of the Pedobacter sp. MC2016-14 genome encodes the following:
- a CDS encoding MBL fold metallo-hydrolase, whose amino-acid sequence MKITFLGTGTSQGVPVITCRCEVCSSSDFRDKRLRTSVLVQTTDKTFTIDSGPDFRYQMLRAGVQDLDAIIYTHEHKDHIAGLDDIRPFNYLLNKTIDIYATTAVQGALRREFSYIFADVRYHGLPQISLHTISSEAFDIGNTTIIPLDVMHFKLPILGFRINDFTYITDAKTISNETIAKIKGTKILVINALQLEHHISHFTFEEAIAFAKLIDAEKTYFTHISHNLGKHEDVETLLPPNIRLAYDGLILEL is encoded by the coding sequence TTGAAAATCACGTTTTTAGGTACAGGTACTTCTCAGGGCGTTCCGGTAATCACTTGTCGTTGCGAGGTATGCAGCTCTTCTGATTTTAGGGATAAGCGGTTACGTACCTCCGTTTTAGTGCAAACAACTGATAAAACTTTTACTATAGATAGCGGGCCGGATTTTCGTTATCAAATGTTGCGTGCCGGCGTTCAGGATCTTGACGCGATTATTTATACGCATGAGCATAAAGATCATATTGCAGGACTAGATGACATCAGACCTTTTAACTATCTGCTCAATAAAACCATTGATATTTACGCCACAACGGCGGTACAGGGTGCTTTACGCAGAGAGTTCTCTTATATTTTTGCTGATGTAAGGTATCACGGCTTGCCGCAAATCAGCTTGCATACCATCAGTTCTGAAGCTTTTGATATTGGTAATACCACCATTATTCCCTTAGATGTGATGCATTTTAAGCTTCCAATTTTAGGTTTCAGAATTAATGATTTTACCTATATCACAGATGCTAAAACCATTTCTAATGAAACGATTGCTAAAATAAAGGGTACAAAGATCTTGGTCATTAATGCACTTCAGTTGGAGCACCATATTTCTCATTTTACTTTTGAAGAAGCTATTGCCTTTGCCAAATTGATTGACGCAGAAAAAACTTATTTTACACATATCAGCCATAACTTGGGTAAACATGAAGACGTGGAAACGCTTTTACCTCCAAACATCAGGCTTGCATACGATGGCTTAATACTGGAGCTTTAA
- a CDS encoding AraC family transcriptional regulator, translating to MDPGIIHSEVLTAIKVREAIYVLIETNPSLKGLLFDFRDPHKIDLEAYINDHYKFNIDLESMAYLTGRSLSTFKRDFQALFNQTPSRWIQQRRLVEANLLINEKN from the coding sequence ATGGATCCAGGAATTATACATAGTGAGGTACTTACAGCAATCAAGGTCAGAGAGGCGATCTATGTACTAATAGAAACAAACCCCTCACTAAAGGGACTTTTATTTGATTTTAGAGATCCCCATAAGATCGATCTGGAAGCCTATATCAATGATCATTATAAATTCAATATTGATCTGGAAAGTATGGCCTATCTCACAGGCAGAAGCCTTTCAACTTTTAAACGTGACTTTCAGGCCCTATTCAATCAAACCCCAAGCCGCTGGATACAACAAAGGAGGTTAGTAGAGGCCAACCTGTTGATCAATGAAAAAAACTGA